The uncultured Cohaesibacter sp. genome window below encodes:
- a CDS encoding pyridoxamine 5'-phosphate oxidase family protein — translation MTNAPQATPSEKESFPITPTNKIRVAKRANYDKDTLFAILDEGLIAQVGFVLDNKPIVLPMAYGRIGDQLYIHGARAARMLKALKEGIPVCLNVTLVDGLVLGRAAFHHTMNFRSANIHGTARLVEDEKEKYDALVAVTDHLAPGRWDETRETTAKELNATMVIAVTIEEAASKIRAGMPIDDEEDYELDHWAGIVPISTCFGPAINDARLKEGIPVAESIRKLTSRR, via the coding sequence ATGACCAACGCACCACAAGCCACGCCCTCCGAAAAAGAGAGTTTCCCGATCACGCCGACCAACAAGATCCGGGTTGCCAAGCGAGCCAATTACGACAAGGACACACTGTTTGCCATCCTCGATGAAGGCCTCATCGCCCAGGTCGGCTTCGTGCTCGACAACAAGCCGATTGTCCTGCCCATGGCCTATGGCCGCATCGGCGACCAGCTCTATATTCACGGCGCCAGGGCGGCCCGCATGCTCAAGGCCCTGAAGGAAGGCATACCCGTCTGCCTTAATGTGACACTGGTTGATGGTCTGGTGCTCGGTCGCGCAGCCTTTCACCATACGATGAACTTTCGCTCCGCGAACATCCATGGCACGGCGCGGCTGGTCGAAGACGAAAAGGAAAAATACGACGCCCTTGTCGCCGTCACCGACCATCTGGCTCCCGGACGCTGGGATGAAACGCGCGAAACCACAGCCAAGGAACTCAACGCCACGATGGTAATCGCAGTCACCATTGAAGAGGCCGCCTCGAAGATCCGCGCCGGAATGCCCATTGATGACGAAGAGGACTATGAGCTCGATCACTGGGCAGGCATCGTCCCCATCAGCACCTGCTTCGGACCGGCCATCAACGATGCCCGCCTCAAGGAAGGGATTCCCGTCGCCGAGAGCATTCGCAAACTGACCAGCCGGCGCTGA
- a CDS encoding methyl-accepting chemotaxis protein, translating into MAFKNLSIVHKMLSVVALLSLAAAGIAWVSYSQLTALSNTFSEVGYTEEAAREAMDLRIDIVAISRMTYQLATEPGEAAAYHAQNKKRADEMLGRLPKLESVADSAQKQQLQDIKISLNAYFAKIDQMIRTAESNPDDTAAIKAGLDNALTGQQDVTAKVKIYSTYSGQLMATKRQNSAEHAAFASQSIMFTALIAIILGIAVAVLIANYGISRPISRIVRTLKALAEGATVHEIQGAERKDEIGQLAKAALFFKEQSEQNRRMAAESEAQKAQSEEKQRQLLHKMAQDFEQSVGGIVNSVSSASSQLEAFAREMYANATETSRQADTVASSSQEASSNVETVAAATEELTASVQEISSQVDQSNQMSQTAVRDADSAAEKVHGLSAAAQKIGDIVELINGIAEQTNLLALNATIEAARAGEAGKGFAVVAAEVKQLADQTSKATTEIANQITEIQGSTTNSASAINGVAQTINQMNQISAAVAAAVEEQAAATHEIARNVQQAATGTSEVTSAIGLVTNAASNSSKTANQVLAAAGELAKQSDSLQAELEKFLSTIRAA; encoded by the coding sequence ATGGCTTTCAAGAATCTATCCATTGTTCACAAGATGCTGAGCGTCGTTGCTCTTCTGAGTCTGGCCGCTGCAGGCATCGCCTGGGTGTCCTATTCACAGCTGACCGCGCTCTCCAACACCTTCTCTGAAGTGGGCTACACCGAAGAAGCCGCCCGGGAAGCAATGGACCTGCGGATCGACATCGTTGCGATCTCCCGCATGACCTATCAGCTGGCCACCGAACCCGGCGAGGCGGCTGCCTATCACGCCCAGAACAAGAAACGCGCCGACGAAATGCTCGGTCGCCTGCCGAAACTGGAAAGCGTGGCTGACAGCGCCCAGAAACAGCAGTTGCAGGACATCAAGATCTCGCTCAATGCCTATTTCGCCAAGATCGATCAGATGATCCGGACCGCCGAAAGCAATCCCGATGACACTGCCGCAATCAAGGCAGGCCTCGACAATGCCCTGACAGGCCAGCAGGACGTGACTGCAAAGGTCAAGATCTACAGCACCTATTCGGGCCAATTGATGGCGACCAAACGGCAGAATTCGGCCGAGCACGCAGCCTTTGCATCGCAAAGCATCATGTTCACAGCCCTGATCGCCATCATTCTCGGCATTGCCGTCGCCGTGCTGATCGCCAACTATGGCATTTCCCGCCCGATCAGCCGCATTGTCCGCACCCTGAAGGCACTTGCCGAAGGGGCCACGGTTCACGAGATTCAGGGAGCCGAGCGCAAGGATGAAATCGGCCAGCTGGCCAAGGCCGCCCTGTTCTTCAAGGAACAGTCCGAACAGAATCGCCGCATGGCAGCCGAAAGCGAAGCCCAGAAAGCCCAGTCGGAGGAAAAGCAACGCCAGCTGCTCCACAAGATGGCACAGGATTTCGAGCAGTCCGTTGGCGGCATCGTCAACAGCGTTTCCTCGGCTTCCTCGCAGCTTGAGGCCTTCGCCCGCGAAATGTATGCCAACGCCACCGAGACCTCGCGCCAGGCAGACACCGTCGCATCCTCATCGCAGGAAGCCTCATCCAACGTTGAGACAGTGGCAGCTGCCACCGAAGAGCTGACCGCATCGGTGCAGGAAATTTCCAGCCAGGTCGATCAATCCAACCAGATGTCACAGACCGCCGTGCGCGATGCCGATTCCGCCGCCGAGAAGGTTCACGGCCTGTCTGCTGCCGCCCAGAAGATTGGCGACATCGTTGAACTCATCAACGGCATCGCCGAACAGACCAACCTGCTGGCGCTCAACGCCACCATCGAAGCCGCACGCGCTGGCGAAGCCGGCAAGGGCTTTGCCGTTGTGGCAGCCGAGGTCAAGCAGCTTGCGGACCAGACCAGCAAGGCAACAACGGAAATCGCCAACCAGATCACCGAAATTCAGGGCTCGACGACCAATTCCGCCTCCGCCATCAATGGGGTTGCCCAGACGATCAACCAGATGAACCAGATCTCGGCAGCGGTTGCCGCAGCCGTTGAGGAACAGGCGGCTGCCACCCACGAAATCGCCCGCAACGTCCAGCAGGCTGCAACAGGCACTTCCGAGGTAACCAGCGCAATCGGCCTTGTAACAAACGCCGCCAGCAATTCCAGCAAGACCGCCAATCAGGTGCTGGCCGCCGCTGGCGAGCTGGCCAAACAGTCGGACAGCCTTCAGGCCGAACTGGAGAAGTTCCTCTCCACCATCCGTGCCGCCTGA
- a CDS encoding division/cell wall cluster transcriptional repressor MraZ, which translates to MSSYVNRLDSKGRVSIPAPYRQILAREGHENLFCCPSMDRAAVDAGGLSLRKAIDEYLEPFDVFTEEREFLATALLGESESLKIDKDGRVVLSEKIKAHTGITEAVVFVGHGYKFQIWEPEKYEIFKADAAKQAMALRASLSARRKALREAGSGGAA; encoded by the coding sequence GTGTCCAGTTATGTGAATCGGCTTGATTCAAAGGGGCGGGTGTCTATCCCGGCGCCTTATCGGCAGATTCTTGCGCGCGAAGGTCATGAAAACCTGTTTTGCTGCCCTTCCATGGATCGTGCTGCGGTGGATGCCGGTGGCCTGAGTTTGCGCAAGGCAATTGATGAATATCTGGAGCCCTTCGATGTTTTCACCGAAGAGCGTGAGTTTCTCGCAACGGCGCTGCTGGGCGAGAGTGAGAGTTTGAAGATCGACAAGGATGGTCGCGTGGTATTGAGCGAAAAAATCAAGGCGCACACCGGCATCACTGAAGCAGTGGTCTTTGTTGGTCATGGCTACAAGTTCCAGATTTGGGAGCCTGAAAAATACGAAATTTTCAAGGCTGATGCGGCCAAGCAGGCAATGGCTCTGCGTGCCTCGCTCAGCGCCCGTCGGAAAGCGCTGCGCGAAGCGGGAAGCGGAGGGGCGGCATGA
- a CDS encoding UDP-N-acetylmuramoylalanyl-D-glutamyl-2,6-diaminopimelate--D-alanyl-D-alanine ligase: MTALWTSAEFVAATTPVAQPGAIDDVNGISIDSRTVGAGDAFFAIKGERFDGHGFARSALDAGASVVVLEAAQRQDFADLSERVVFVDDVLKSLERLGVAARARVSGKVVAITGSVGKTSTKDALWAALVPSGRVHAAVSSFNNHWGVPLTLARMPRDTEFGIFEVGMNHPGEIRHLIAMVQPDLAVITTIVAAHIGNFSGIEEIAAAKAEIFEGVVPGGAALFNGDIAFSDFLEQSARAQGIDRCYRFGSSEGADVHMDALVLEADGSRLTVKLFDDVVRCALGAPGEHLAHNALAVLGAVALVGGNVAAACAALADHGASKGRGQRHRLTVEGADALLIDESYNANPSSVSAALAALGLVKEAKRKIAVLGDMLELGEDSQRLHEGLIEPLMAAGVDCVHLCGPEMLRLWEIVPIALRGHYAKASTDLIAPLKAEIRAGDAIMVKGSLGSRMAPIVAALLDDFKN, encoded by the coding sequence GTGACAGCGCTCTGGACCTCAGCTGAGTTTGTTGCCGCGACGACGCCCGTTGCCCAACCCGGTGCCATCGACGACGTCAACGGCATTTCAATCGACAGCCGCACGGTGGGAGCCGGGGATGCCTTCTTTGCCATCAAGGGCGAACGGTTTGACGGGCACGGCTTTGCGCGCTCGGCTCTCGATGCCGGAGCGTCTGTGGTCGTGCTCGAAGCAGCCCAACGGCAAGACTTCGCCGATCTTTCGGAGCGCGTCGTGTTCGTCGATGATGTTCTGAAGTCTCTGGAACGTCTTGGCGTGGCAGCAAGGGCTCGGGTTTCCGGCAAGGTGGTTGCGATCACCGGTAGCGTGGGCAAGACCAGCACCAAGGACGCGCTGTGGGCCGCGCTCGTGCCGAGCGGCAGGGTGCATGCTGCGGTTTCCTCCTTCAACAATCACTGGGGGGTGCCGCTGACCCTGGCGCGCATGCCACGGGATACCGAGTTCGGCATTTTCGAGGTCGGGATGAACCATCCTGGCGAGATTCGTCATCTCATTGCCATGGTGCAGCCGGATCTTGCTGTCATCACAACCATTGTGGCGGCTCACATTGGCAACTTCTCGGGCATCGAGGAGATTGCGGCCGCAAAGGCCGAGATTTTCGAGGGCGTGGTTCCGGGCGGGGCTGCGCTTTTTAATGGCGACATCGCCTTCTCCGATTTTCTCGAACAGAGCGCCAGAGCACAGGGCATCGATCGCTGTTATCGTTTCGGGAGCAGTGAAGGGGCTGACGTGCATATGGATGCACTGGTGCTTGAAGCCGATGGATCACGCCTCACGGTGAAGCTGTTTGACGATGTCGTCCGCTGCGCTCTGGGGGCTCCCGGGGAACATCTGGCGCATAATGCGCTGGCGGTTCTGGGCGCTGTGGCTCTGGTTGGTGGCAATGTCGCCGCTGCCTGTGCCGCGCTTGCAGACCATGGGGCCAGCAAGGGCAGGGGGCAGCGTCACCGGTTGACGGTCGAGGGAGCCGATGCACTGCTGATCGACGAGAGCTACAATGCCAACCCTTCCTCTGTTTCCGCCGCCCTTGCAGCGCTCGGGCTGGTGAAGGAGGCAAAGCGCAAGATCGCCGTGCTTGGCGACATGCTGGAGCTTGGCGAAGACAGCCAGCGGCTGCATGAAGGGTTGATAGAACCCCTGATGGCTGCGGGCGTTGACTGTGTCCATTTATGCGGACCTGAAATGCTGAGACTATGGGAAATAGTGCCTATCGCATTGCGGGGGCACTATGCTAAAGCATCGACCGACCTGATTGCGCCGTTGAAGGCTGAGATCAGGGCTGGTGACGCGATCATGGTCAAGGGGTCGCTGGGATCCAGAATGGCGCCGATTGTTGCGGCCCTGCTGGACGATTTCAAGAATTAG
- a CDS encoding PLP-dependent aminotransferase family protein — MVAGQISLDRTDADGLPRQLFLQIRQLIEQGRLAPGTRLPASRQLASELKVGRNTVLVAYEQLVLEGYLDADGRRGTRVSAASSGFGDGRHGAAQQEAPIPEPRLSGEARRMMAVPRRDRPGALTFLTGMPEVGAFPHDVWARLLRRAARQVASREDLLGYANYSGLPALRQVILDHVSAARGVVAEVEQVMILSSAQAAQDLVARVLLDEGDVALHEEPGYAGMSAALAGVGARTLPVMVDDETPCQDLLEGLWEAISPQLIYSSPSHQFPTGKVMALEERLALLRYAQQKDCFILEDDYDSEFHFSGAPISSLQGLDRRGLVIYMGTFSKALMPGLRVAYLVVPKRLVEPMRRCLRNIGAVPSVVVQWALKDFLQEGHLKAHVTRMTRLYRDRRDCLVDELRRAAGDWLAPTVPDGGIQLPAYFRGKAQALDDRAFISAMGEVGVEGSAMSSLYWSGQRAARAGVLLGFAASDERAIGRGVQQLVALLSKMAP, encoded by the coding sequence ATGGTGGCTGGTCAAATCAGTCTGGATCGCACCGATGCGGACGGGTTGCCACGACAACTGTTCCTGCAGATACGGCAGTTGATCGAGCAGGGGCGATTGGCTCCGGGCACCCGGTTGCCTGCCTCGCGGCAGTTGGCAAGCGAGCTAAAGGTGGGACGCAACACGGTGCTGGTCGCCTACGAACAGCTGGTGCTCGAGGGCTATCTCGATGCGGACGGACGGCGTGGAACGCGGGTGAGCGCAGCCTCCTCCGGTTTTGGAGATGGCCGTCATGGCGCCGCACAGCAGGAGGCGCCGATACCCGAGCCGCGGCTGTCGGGCGAGGCCCGGCGCATGATGGCGGTGCCGCGGCGCGACCGGCCGGGGGCGTTGACCTTTCTGACCGGCATGCCCGAGGTCGGGGCGTTTCCCCATGATGTCTGGGCGCGTCTGTTGCGGCGGGCGGCGCGGCAGGTTGCCTCCCGTGAGGATCTGCTGGGCTATGCCAACTATTCGGGACTGCCAGCACTCAGGCAGGTCATTCTTGACCATGTATCCGCGGCGCGGGGCGTGGTGGCGGAGGTGGAACAGGTGATGATCCTCTCCTCGGCGCAGGCGGCTCAGGATCTGGTTGCCCGCGTGCTGCTTGATGAAGGAGACGTTGCGCTGCATGAAGAGCCAGGCTATGCGGGCATGTCAGCAGCCCTTGCGGGTGTTGGCGCGCGGACCTTGCCGGTCATGGTCGATGACGAGACGCCCTGCCAGGACCTTCTGGAAGGCCTGTGGGAGGCGATCTCGCCACAACTCATCTACAGCTCGCCCTCACACCAGTTTCCGACCGGAAAGGTCATGGCACTTGAAGAGCGGCTGGCGCTGTTGCGCTATGCCCAGCAGAAAGACTGTTTCATTCTGGAAGATGACTACGACAGTGAGTTCCACTTCTCCGGCGCTCCCATATCGAGCTTGCAGGGGCTCGACCGGCGCGGGCTTGTCATCTACATGGGCACCTTTTCCAAGGCACTGATGCCAGGATTGCGGGTGGCCTATCTGGTGGTGCCCAAAAGGCTGGTCGAGCCGATGCGCCGCTGCCTGCGCAATATCGGTGCGGTTCCGTCGGTCGTGGTGCAATGGGCGTTGAAGGATTTCCTGCAAGAGGGGCACCTGAAGGCCCATGTGACGCGGATGACCCGGCTCTATCGGGACCGGCGCGATTGTCTGGTGGATGAGTTGCGACGGGCGGCAGGGGACTGGCTTGCGCCCACCGTGCCTGATGGCGGCATCCAACTGCCGGCCTATTTTCGGGGCAAGGCGCAGGCTCTCGATGACCGGGCGTTCATCAGCGCCATGGGCGAAGTCGGGGTCGAAGGTTCAGCCATGTCTTCCCTTTACTGGTCCGGTCAGCGAGCCGCCCGGGCAGGGGTGCTTCTGGGCTTTGCGGCCAGCGATGAGCGGGCAATCGGGCGCGGCGTTCAACAACTGGTCGCGCTGCTTTCCAAGATGGCCCCTTGA
- a CDS encoding penicillin-binding protein 2: MVDTSNEFTITSSIDHRFDFEGANKVRSKATRGRILLAMAAFGFCFVMMFARLVMLGFDTPALAQRASEEEGIATFRPDLVDRNGEILATDIKTASIYAEPNKIIDVEEALDAITGVFPDLDSKSLRRRLSNKKLGFTWIKREVTPKQQQAIHEKGIPGLGYKTENKRFYPAGATASHILGLVNVDNVGIAGMEKYIDTVGLAKADGGFGGGALDADPVRLSIDLRVQHALRDELEKYMTKFQAIAAAGVVLNAKDGEVLGMASLPDFDPNHPVNVSEPDRLNRMTAGVYEMGSVFKTVTVAMALDSGLVHLNDSFDARQPIRVRGSTISDFHSKKRILSVPEVFIYSSNVGSAKMALKVGKEGHKEFLQKAHLLERVRTELPETAAPVYPSDKRWSDLSTMTISFGHGVQVTPLQFAATAASLVNGGYYVKPTFLRKSKQEVENTDHSDRVISERASAEVRYLMRLNAVEGSGKRSRVDGYMVGGKTGTAEKVIDGKYIGNRLRNSYLAAFPIDDPQYIVLVMLDEPKGLKETYGYATAGVNAAPLAGDVIRRVGSILGVKPRFGQKDVPTVEASF; this comes from the coding sequence ATGGTTGATACCAGTAACGAATTCACTATCACCAGCTCGATCGACCACCGGTTCGATTTCGAAGGCGCCAACAAGGTGCGCTCAAAGGCGACCCGTGGCCGGATTCTGCTTGCCATGGCGGCTTTCGGATTTTGCTTCGTGATGATGTTTGCCCGGCTGGTGATGCTGGGCTTTGACACTCCGGCTCTTGCCCAACGGGCCAGCGAAGAGGAGGGGATTGCGACCTTCCGTCCTGACCTTGTTGATCGCAATGGCGAAATTCTGGCGACCGATATCAAGACGGCCTCGATCTATGCCGAGCCGAACAAGATCATTGATGTCGAGGAAGCGCTCGATGCGATCACTGGCGTGTTTCCGGATCTGGATTCCAAGTCGCTGCGGCGCAGGCTCTCCAACAAGAAGCTCGGCTTTACCTGGATCAAGCGCGAAGTGACGCCGAAGCAGCAACAGGCCATTCATGAGAAGGGCATTCCTGGGCTTGGCTACAAGACGGAGAACAAGCGCTTCTACCCGGCGGGAGCTACGGCTTCGCATATCCTGGGGCTGGTGAATGTCGACAACGTCGGTATCGCCGGCATGGAAAAATATATCGATACGGTCGGCCTTGCCAAGGCTGACGGCGGCTTTGGTGGAGGGGCTCTGGATGCAGACCCTGTCCGGCTTTCCATCGATCTGCGTGTCCAGCATGCCCTGCGCGACGAGCTCGAAAAATACATGACCAAGTTCCAGGCCATTGCCGCGGCCGGTGTTGTGCTCAATGCCAAGGATGGTGAAGTGCTGGGCATGGCTTCCCTGCCCGATTTCGACCCCAATCACCCGGTCAATGTCAGTGAGCCTGACCGCTTGAACCGGATGACGGCAGGCGTTTACGAGATGGGCTCGGTCTTCAAGACGGTGACTGTGGCCATGGCGCTCGATTCCGGCCTGGTACATCTTAACGACAGTTTCGATGCGCGACAGCCGATCCGCGTGCGCGGCAGCACGATCAGCGACTTCCACTCCAAGAAACGCATTCTCTCGGTGCCCGAGGTCTTCATCTACTCATCGAACGTCGGGTCCGCCAAGATGGCGCTGAAAGTCGGCAAGGAAGGCCACAAGGAATTCCTTCAGAAGGCTCACCTGCTGGAACGCGTGCGCACCGAACTGCCGGAAACCGCAGCTCCTGTCTATCCGTCCGACAAGCGCTGGTCCGATCTTTCGACGATGACCATCAGCTTCGGGCATGGCGTGCAGGTGACCCCGCTGCAGTTTGCGGCAACCGCTGCGTCGCTGGTCAATGGTGGCTACTATGTCAAGCCGACGTTCCTGAGGAAAAGCAAGCAGGAAGTGGAGAATACGGATCACTCTGACCGCGTGATCAGCGAGCGGGCCAGTGCTGAAGTGCGCTATCTGATGCGCCTCAATGCTGTCGAAGGCTCAGGCAAGCGCAGTCGGGTCGATGGCTATATGGTTGGCGGCAAGACCGGCACGGCCGAGAAGGTGATCGATGGCAAGTATATCGGCAACCGCTTGCGCAACTCCTATCTTGCAGCCTTCCCGATCGATGACCCGCAATATATCGTGCTGGTCATGCTCGACGAACCGAAAGGCCTCAAGGAAACCTATGGCTATGCGACCGCTGGTGTGAACGCGGCACCGCTTGCAGGGGATGTTATCCGCAGAGTTGGCTCAATTTTGGGGGTTAAACCACGATTTGGCCAAAAGGATGTTCCAACAGTCGAAGCATCCTTTTAA
- the rsmH gene encoding 16S rRNA (cytosine(1402)-N(4))-methyltransferase RsmH: MNEGLNGDGPEGARHVPVLLAPVLDALDPQAGQWVLDGTFGFGGYSEAILKAGANVLGVDRDPEAAARAAVLQGVYGERLAFVSGCFGELADIAEAVGHAPLDAVVLDIGVSSMQLDEAERGFSFMNDGPLDMRMSQSGATAADVVNSYSETELVQIFRELGEEKQARRIAGAILARRGVTPFSRTLDLANVIERVVGRKPQQKIHPATRVFQALRIFVNGELDELVDGLVAAEKCLRPGGRLVVVTFHSLEDRIVKRFFQERSKTRSGGSRYLPEEDIPDPSFEMLVKGGVGPDDEELERNPRARSAKMRAGLRTDAAPHELDARGLGLPRMLAESRSGGLS; the protein is encoded by the coding sequence ATGAACGAGGGTCTGAATGGCGATGGTCCTGAAGGCGCCCGTCATGTGCCGGTGTTGCTGGCGCCCGTATTGGATGCGCTTGATCCGCAAGCAGGGCAGTGGGTGCTCGATGGTACCTTCGGGTTTGGTGGCTATTCCGAAGCCATCCTGAAGGCTGGTGCCAATGTGCTGGGTGTTGATCGGGATCCGGAAGCCGCGGCCCGGGCCGCGGTTCTGCAAGGAGTCTATGGGGAGCGGCTGGCATTTGTTTCGGGTTGCTTTGGCGAACTGGCCGACATCGCCGAGGCCGTCGGTCATGCGCCGCTTGATGCGGTGGTGCTCGATATCGGTGTGTCATCGATGCAGCTTGACGAGGCAGAACGCGGCTTTTCCTTCATGAATGACGGTCCGCTTGACATGCGTATGTCCCAGAGCGGAGCCACGGCTGCCGACGTGGTCAATAGCTATTCCGAGACAGAGCTGGTGCAGATTTTCCGCGAGTTGGGCGAGGAAAAGCAGGCGCGCCGCATCGCGGGAGCCATTCTGGCGCGGCGAGGCGTGACCCCCTTCTCTCGCACGCTGGATCTGGCCAATGTGATCGAGCGCGTTGTCGGGCGCAAACCGCAGCAGAAGATCCATCCGGCAACACGGGTGTTTCAAGCGTTGCGCATTTTCGTCAATGGCGAGCTGGACGAGCTGGTCGATGGCCTTGTTGCAGCAGAGAAATGCCTGAGGCCCGGTGGGCGGCTCGTTGTTGTTACCTTCCATTCCCTTGAGGACAGAATCGTCAAGCGCTTCTTTCAGGAGCGCTCGAAAACCCGTTCCGGTGGGTCTCGCTATCTGCCGGAAGAAGATATTCCGGATCCGAGCTTTGAAATGCTCGTCAAGGGTGGCGTGGGCCCGGATGATGAAGAACTGGAGCGCAATCCGCGTGCCCGTTCGGCCAAGATGCGGGCCGGACTGCGGACGGATGCCGCTCCTCATGAGCTTGATGCGCGCGGGCTTGGATTGCCCCGAATGCTGGCGGAGAGCCGCTCTGGAGGCCTTTCATGA
- a CDS encoding UDP-N-acetylmuramoyl-L-alanyl-D-glutamate--2,6-diaminopimelate ligase, whose translation MKVVELLGKLSEPIEDFLLVNFGEKQVVGVTADSRLVKKGFIFVGVPGSKVDGAQFVPKALEQGAILAIISDQSKLPRDFDPTGKPVFRLQDPHKALADLAGAFYHVKLEKVAAVTGTNGKTSIASFLRQIWASTGKLAANIGTIGIEDPSGSTYGGLTTPDPVGLMASVSELASEGVTHLALEASSHGLEQKRLDCLTVDVGAFTNLTRDHLDYHLTFEKYRDAKSQLFSRLVRKDGHAVINLDDPNGAHFLAVARKRGLNCITVGHDAEADLVIRSIVVDGLEQVVGLSGLWGDVSFRVPMVGAFQVSNVLVAGLMAYASGVDAESVLAAIPRLKGACGRMELVAHAGADTAIYIDYSHTPDSLEVALKALRPFVKGRLIVVFGAGGDRDTGKRPMMGKVANDFADYSIVTDDNPRSEDPALIRAAVMEPVGNGVEIGGRQDAITFGVDMMKPGDILLVAGKGHERGQIIAGKTLHFSDHEAVAQALADTGKGEMV comes from the coding sequence ATGAAAGTGGTGGAATTGCTGGGCAAACTGAGTGAGCCCATTGAAGATTTTCTCTTGGTCAATTTTGGCGAGAAACAGGTGGTCGGCGTTACTGCCGACAGCCGCCTCGTCAAGAAGGGGTTCATATTCGTGGGTGTCCCCGGCAGCAAGGTCGACGGGGCTCAGTTTGTTCCCAAGGCACTCGAGCAGGGTGCCATTCTGGCGATCATTTCGGATCAGTCCAAGTTGCCGCGCGATTTCGATCCCACTGGCAAGCCTGTTTTCCGTCTGCAGGACCCGCATAAGGCATTGGCCGATCTGGCCGGTGCGTTCTATCATGTGAAGCTCGAGAAAGTCGCAGCCGTCACCGGTACCAACGGCAAGACATCGATTGCCTCATTCCTGCGGCAGATCTGGGCCTCTACCGGCAAACTGGCGGCCAATATCGGCACCATTGGCATCGAGGACCCTTCGGGGAGCACTTATGGTGGTCTGACGACGCCGGATCCGGTCGGGTTGATGGCGAGTGTTTCCGAGCTGGCCAGTGAAGGCGTCACCCATCTTGCGCTGGAAGCCTCCAGTCACGGTCTGGAGCAGAAGCGGCTGGACTGTCTGACGGTTGATGTCGGTGCCTTTACCAACCTTACCCGTGATCATCTAGACTATCATCTGACGTTCGAGAAATACCGCGACGCCAAAAGTCAGCTGTTCAGTCGGCTGGTCCGCAAGGATGGTCATGCGGTGATCAATCTGGACGATCCCAACGGTGCGCACTTTCTCGCGGTGGCTCGCAAACGCGGTCTCAACTGCATAACTGTCGGCCATGACGCCGAGGCCGATCTCGTCATTCGCTCGATCGTCGTCGATGGTCTTGAGCAGGTGGTGGGGTTGTCCGGGCTCTGGGGCGACGTTTCCTTCCGGGTGCCGATGGTCGGTGCCTTCCAGGTATCCAACGTTCTGGTGGCCGGGCTCATGGCCTATGCCAGCGGCGTTGATGCCGAAAGTGTACTTGCGGCCATCCCCCGCCTCAAGGGGGCTTGCGGGCGCATGGAGCTGGTGGCGCACGCCGGAGCGGATACCGCGATCTATATCGACTATTCCCACACACCGGACTCGCTGGAAGTCGCTCTCAAGGCGCTGCGTCCGTTCGTCAAGGGGCGTCTGATTGTCGTGTTTGGCGCAGGCGGGGATCGCGATACCGGCAAACGGCCCATGATGGGCAAGGTTGCCAACGACTTTGCCGATTATTCGATTGTCACCGATGACAACCCGCGTTCCGAAGATCCTGCCCTCATTCGGGCTGCCGTGATGGAGCCGGTTGGCAACGGGGTGGAAATAGGCGGACGACAGGACGCCATTACATTCGGCGTCGACATGATGAAACCGGGGGACATTCTGCTGGTCGCCGGCAAGGGCCATGAGCGTGGCCAGATCATTGCGGGCAAGACCCTGCATTTCTCTGACCATGAGGCTGTGGCGCAGGCTCTGGCCGATACTGGCAAGGGAGAAATGGTGTGA